A single genomic interval of Bacillus smithii harbors:
- a CDS encoding PAS domain-containing sensor histidine kinase — protein sequence MEKKEKRQKVAERLSDENTLQFYQKILEGSREAIIVTTMDSKIIYANQAAADLVHLTKRELMEHEWKDFFPAVPEEILVYFKEELHEHGKLEDETVLHLKDGTMKFVQITIQRDENLQMVIYYLRDITYLKEKDRFAVTTSMMLRNIYRHASNAILLFDCQGNILDVNPAFCREMSVTMSEAKTRTVASFVPKEYQNQFEEIQEMIQLGRKTVGEIPMIHANGMTIFDYIVIPVKDLGINLAIMQGMNEHEQMEIRLKKSEKMFEELFNEAVDAIVFWNRDGSIIKANRSALKVFECTLEELLNRNLIDFIDNIDDYEKVIKQLNRDGQAREEMLFQMPNGQKKHLEFTVKMPSDGQYHLSIFRNVSDRYRMEKELRESEERFRKVFEESMDGMILWDEHYVIKDINHVACRLLKAEKETFLNQDVRDVMKSYASREEERNYFCQVKKHGQAKLLLTKKCGEETKYFELASKLYLNTHLNLTVIRDVTEQIKIQEQMRKSDTLNVVGELAAGIAHEIRNPLTAMKGFIQLLEHNLNGQYAMYFEVIKTELERIESIITEFLILAKPQAVQFQKVDIGKVIRHTVDLLTPQALMTNVQLIMEMDQNLPVVYAESNQLKQVFINIIKNAIEVMPKGGNVLIQSKVEKEYICIMISDEGTGIPEEKIKKLGEPFYTTKERGTGLGLMVSFKIIKEHNGKVEVKSSVGKGTTFYIYLPVKKE from the coding sequence ATGGAAAAGAAGGAGAAACGGCAAAAGGTCGCAGAACGGCTGTCCGATGAGAACACTTTACAATTCTATCAAAAGATACTGGAAGGCTCAAGGGAAGCTATCATTGTCACTACTATGGACTCAAAAATCATATATGCCAATCAAGCGGCTGCTGATTTGGTGCATTTGACGAAACGTGAATTGATGGAGCATGAATGGAAGGATTTTTTTCCGGCTGTTCCAGAGGAAATTTTGGTTTATTTTAAAGAGGAGCTGCATGAACACGGTAAACTGGAAGACGAAACGGTCCTTCATTTAAAAGATGGCACGATGAAATTTGTGCAAATCACGATTCAACGCGATGAAAATCTCCAGATGGTTATATACTATTTGCGTGACATCACCTACTTAAAAGAAAAAGATCGCTTTGCTGTTACGACTTCCATGATGTTGAGAAATATTTACAGACACGCATCGAATGCTATTCTTCTGTTTGACTGCCAAGGCAACATATTGGATGTGAATCCTGCGTTCTGCCGAGAAATGTCTGTTACCATGTCGGAAGCAAAAACGAGAACGGTTGCTTCTTTTGTTCCAAAAGAATATCAAAACCAATTTGAAGAGATTCAAGAGATGATTCAGCTGGGGAGAAAAACAGTCGGAGAAATCCCGATGATCCATGCCAACGGTATGACGATTTTTGATTATATTGTGATTCCCGTCAAAGACTTAGGGATCAATTTGGCGATCATGCAAGGCATGAACGAACATGAGCAGATGGAAATCAGATTAAAAAAAAGCGAAAAAATGTTTGAGGAATTGTTTAATGAAGCTGTAGATGCGATCGTGTTTTGGAACCGGGATGGTTCGATCATTAAAGCGAACCGCTCAGCGCTGAAGGTGTTTGAATGCACTTTAGAAGAACTGCTCAACAGAAACCTTATTGATTTTATTGATAACATAGATGACTACGAGAAAGTGATTAAGCAGCTGAACCGAGATGGACAAGCCAGGGAAGAAATGCTTTTTCAAATGCCTAATGGACAAAAGAAGCATCTGGAATTTACAGTGAAAATGCCATCCGATGGACAATATCATCTTAGTATTTTCCGAAATGTCAGTGACCGTTATCGGATGGAAAAAGAATTGAGAGAGAGTGAAGAGCGTTTTCGCAAAGTTTTTGAAGAATCGATGGACGGCATGATTTTATGGGACGAACATTATGTGATTAAAGATATTAATCATGTGGCTTGCCGCTTGTTAAAAGCTGAAAAAGAAACGTTCCTGAATCAGGACGTAAGGGACGTTATGAAATCTTATGCCAGTAGAGAAGAAGAGAGAAATTACTTTTGTCAGGTAAAAAAACATGGACAGGCGAAATTGCTTTTAACGAAAAAATGCGGTGAGGAGACGAAATATTTTGAGCTGGCTTCCAAACTATATTTAAATACTCATCTGAATTTAACGGTGATTCGGGACGTGACGGAACAAATCAAAATACAGGAGCAGATGAGAAAATCGGATACGTTGAATGTGGTCGGCGAGCTGGCGGCAGGCATCGCCCATGAAATCCGGAATCCCTTGACGGCGATGAAAGGGTTTATCCAACTGTTGGAGCATAATTTAAATGGTCAATATGCAATGTATTTTGAAGTCATTAAAACAGAATTGGAAAGAATTGAATCGATCATTACCGAGTTTTTAATATTGGCCAAGCCTCAAGCGGTTCAATTCCAAAAAGTCGATATTGGAAAAGTCATCAGACATACAGTTGACCTCCTTACGCCACAGGCCTTAATGACCAATGTTCAGCTTATTATGGAAATGGATCAAAACTTGCCGGTTGTTTATGCGGAATCCAATCAATTAAAACAAGTATTTATCAATATTATTAAAAATGCCATTGAAGTGATGCCAAAAGGCGGGAATGTCTTGATTCAAAGCAAAGTGGAAAAAGAGTATATTTGTATTATGATATCGGATGAAGGGACGGGCATTCCGGAAGAAAAGATCAAGAAGCTAGGCGAGCCGTTTTACACGACAAAAGAACGGGGGACGGGGCTTGGTTTAATGGTCAGCTTCAAAATCATTAAAGAACATAATGGAAAAGTGGAAGTAAAAAGTAGTGTTGGCAAGGGAACAACATTTTATATTTATTTGCCTGTTAAAAAGGAGTAA
- a CDS encoding alpha/beta-type small acid-soluble spore protein — MAGSRNKLLIPGIEQYLDSIKYEIAEEFGVQLGSNTASRSNGSVGGEITKRLVKHAQSELAGSQNQES, encoded by the coding sequence ATGGCAGGCAGTCGAAATAAATTATTAATACCAGGAATTGAACAATATCTTGATTCCATCAAATATGAAATTGCCGAAGAATTCGGCGTACAGCTAGGCTCCAACACTGCTTCCCGCTCCAACGGGTCTGTCGGTGGAGAAATAACAAAACGACTTGTGAAGCATGCCCAATCCGAACTAGCTGGATCACAAAATCAAGAATCATGA
- a CDS encoding B12-binding domain-containing radical SAM protein codes for MRIVVSTLNAKFIHMNLAIRYLKAYVQSKYNVEIAEYTIKDPVMNIATDLFNRKPDVLGFSCYIWNIEETIKVIKLVKKIMPNVIIVLGGPEVSYDVPYWLKRIPEADFIVMGEGEKTFEQLLDEINGNQDFSTVPGIGFIKEGKVQINPPANKLDLREMPSPFRFEEDIPDLPNRIVYIETSRGCPFQCQFCLSSIEVGVRYFNREKIKDDIRYLMKNGAKTIKFVDRTFNISRSYAMDMFQFLIEEHLPGTVFQFEITADIMRPEVIEFLNREAPPGLFRFEIGVQSTNDLTNELVKRKQNFAKLTRTVTMIKEGGKIDQHLDLIAGLPEEDYQSFRKTFNDVFALRPEELQLGFLKMLRGTGLRINARKYGYIYMDHAPYEILQNHVLDFEDIVKIKQVEDVLEKYWNDHRMDQTVEFLVSHVFPSPFDFFQSFGSYWEERKWSRIGHQREDLFLRLKEFLQNERVEQWPLIEGFMKYDFLTNARYKPRKPWWNTVLDKKERAAVYARLLEEPTLLGKNFASLNLDEKDLYKHTILEKIPFDIEHYFQTGNIVDSPSYLLVYYQPATGEPVSFFLHEKEC; via the coding sequence ATGCGCATAGTTGTCAGTACATTGAATGCTAAATTTATACATATGAACTTGGCGATACGCTATTTAAAAGCGTATGTTCAATCAAAATACAATGTGGAAATTGCGGAGTATACCATTAAAGATCCCGTCATGAATATTGCGACCGATTTGTTCAACCGAAAACCCGATGTATTAGGATTTAGCTGCTATATTTGGAATATCGAAGAAACGATTAAAGTAATCAAATTAGTCAAAAAAATTATGCCAAATGTAATCATTGTCCTTGGCGGTCCTGAAGTTTCTTACGATGTCCCTTATTGGCTCAAAAGAATTCCGGAAGCAGATTTTATTGTGATGGGCGAAGGGGAAAAAACGTTTGAACAGCTGCTTGATGAAATCAACGGGAATCAAGATTTCAGCACAGTTCCCGGAATCGGATTTATCAAGGAAGGTAAAGTCCAGATCAATCCCCCTGCAAACAAGCTTGATTTAAGGGAAATGCCGTCGCCGTTTCGATTCGAAGAGGATATACCGGATCTTCCCAACCGGATCGTATATATTGAAACGAGCCGTGGATGTCCTTTTCAATGCCAGTTTTGCCTTTCCTCGATTGAAGTGGGAGTTCGTTACTTTAACCGTGAAAAAATAAAAGATGATATCCGTTACCTGATGAAGAATGGAGCGAAGACCATCAAATTTGTAGACCGAACATTTAATATTAGCCGAAGCTACGCCATGGATATGTTTCAATTTTTAATTGAAGAACATCTCCCGGGCACCGTGTTTCAATTTGAAATCACCGCAGACATTATGAGGCCGGAAGTGATTGAATTTTTGAACCGTGAAGCACCCCCTGGATTATTTCGGTTTGAAATCGGCGTTCAATCGACCAATGATTTAACGAACGAACTGGTGAAAAGAAAACAAAATTTTGCAAAACTGACACGGACCGTCACGATGATAAAAGAAGGCGGGAAAATTGACCAGCATTTAGATTTAATTGCCGGCCTTCCGGAAGAAGATTACCAATCGTTCCGGAAAACGTTCAACGACGTATTTGCACTTAGACCGGAAGAACTCCAACTTGGTTTTTTAAAAATGCTCCGGGGAACCGGTTTGAGAATCAACGCCCGTAAATACGGATATATTTATATGGATCATGCTCCGTATGAAATTTTGCAAAATCATGTTCTGGATTTTGAAGATATTGTCAAAATCAAGCAAGTGGAAGATGTACTTGAAAAATATTGGAACGATCATCGAATGGATCAAACGGTAGAATTTCTCGTCTCCCACGTTTTTCCTTCTCCATTCGATTTTTTCCAATCGTTTGGAAGCTATTGGGAAGAGCGAAAATGGTCAAGAATAGGCCATCAACGAGAAGACCTTTTCTTACGGCTTAAAGAATTTCTGCAAAATGAACGAGTAGAACAATGGCCTTTGATTGAAGGATTCATGAAATACGACTTTTTGACTAACGCTCGCTACAAGCCGCGAAAACCATGGTGGAACACAGTTTTGGATAAAAAAGAACGGGCAGCGGTATATGCACGCTTATTAGAAGAACCGACATTATTAGGCAAAAACTTTGCAAGCCTCAATCTGGATGAAAAAGATTTGTACAAACACACAATTTTAGAAAAAATTCCTTTCGATATAGAGCATTATTTTCAAACAGGAAACATTGTCGATTCGCCAAGCTATCTTCTTGTCTATTATCAGCCCGCTACAGGTGAACCTGTTTCTTTTTTCTTACATGAAAAGGAATGCTGA
- a CDS encoding acyltransferase family protein, translating into MSKRDFYFDNAKFILIFFVVFGHIIQSYIHDNSVITALYMTIYTFHMPAFTLVSGYFAKGFYKKGYVKKLAKKLLIPYLIFQMIYTIFYYFLYQEHTFQIEPFVPQWSLWFLLSLFFWNVLLILFVKIFQLKESLSLFISLILGLVVGCFEDHLDVLSFSRTFVFFPFFLLGFYLKKEHFSSIITTKARILFLMVLLTVLVSVYFHPNLNENWLLGSKSYAQLHSDNFTGMVLRIGIYAINILMVCCFFAFVPQRKFFFTHWGKNTLYVYLLHGFFVKTFRESDMKNSVESVILLLIVSFLLTVFLSSSYMTAVAQPIIEMKWGKLKKMILHLKKSSKYMES; encoded by the coding sequence ATGTCAAAAAGAGATTTCTACTTTGACAACGCAAAATTTATACTCATCTTTTTCGTTGTTTTCGGTCATATCATACAGTCTTATATTCATGACAATTCCGTGATTACAGCCTTGTACATGACCATTTATACGTTCCATATGCCGGCGTTTACACTCGTTTCCGGCTATTTCGCTAAAGGGTTTTACAAAAAAGGATATGTAAAAAAATTGGCGAAAAAATTATTGATTCCTTATTTGATCTTCCAAATGATATATACCATTTTTTACTATTTCCTTTACCAAGAACATACTTTTCAAATCGAGCCGTTCGTTCCACAATGGTCCTTGTGGTTTTTGCTCAGTTTATTTTTCTGGAATGTGCTGCTGATTTTGTTCGTGAAAATCTTTCAATTAAAAGAAAGTCTTTCTCTTTTTATTTCTTTGATTTTGGGCCTTGTGGTTGGATGTTTTGAAGATCATTTGGATGTTCTCAGTTTTTCACGGACGTTTGTGTTCTTTCCGTTTTTCTTGCTCGGATTTTATTTAAAGAAAGAACATTTTTCGTCTATCATCACGACAAAAGCAAGGATCCTTTTTCTAATGGTTTTGTTGACCGTCCTGGTGTCGGTTTATTTTCATCCGAACTTAAATGAAAATTGGCTTTTAGGGTCCAAGTCTTATGCGCAGCTCCATTCTGATAACTTTACCGGGATGGTTTTACGAATTGGCATATACGCCATTAATATTTTAATGGTTTGCTGCTTTTTCGCTTTTGTTCCCCAACGAAAATTTTTCTTTACTCATTGGGGGAAAAATACGTTATATGTGTATCTTCTGCACGGCTTTTTTGTCAAAACTTTTCGTGAAAGCGACATGAAAAATTCGGTGGAGTCTGTCATTCTTTTGCTGATCGTATCGTTTTTGCTGACTGTCTTTTTGTCCAGCTCTTACATGACAGCCGTCGCACAACCAATTATTGAGATGAAGTGGGGAAAATTAAAAAAGATGATCCTCCATTTGAAAAAATCATCGAAATACATGGAAAGCTAG